The following proteins are encoded in a genomic region of Aerosakkonema funiforme FACHB-1375:
- a CDS encoding mechanosensitive ion channel family protein: MKVQTDLVFVFLTNSGIRIQQAAADGQQSSDLGLEFGKKIVELAFNIIPQILWAIGILLLTRIAINIVGRITRKALKSAQPTVRNFLIQTSEILTLVVGVVAFLNALGIQANSIVAAIGAAGLAIGLALQNTLSHFAAGIMLISLRPFEVGDFIEGAGVSGVVNSIGIFFTTLVTPDNVKITVPNGNLFTSTVKNTTAMGTRRVDLSIDIGERQIEPTINLLLYVVQQHPLVLKDPQPTCEVASIAAKSTVLYLRPWCDAKVYEIVRSQVQQQVKEVLNNPLTSVNFRDRLSDSL, encoded by the coding sequence ATGAAAGTTCAGACGGATTTGGTATTTGTATTTTTAACAAATTCAGGTATTAGAATTCAGCAAGCGGCTGCTGACGGGCAACAATCATCGGATTTGGGGTTAGAATTTGGCAAAAAAATAGTCGAACTTGCCTTTAATATTATACCGCAAATTTTGTGGGCGATCGGCATTTTGCTATTAACGCGAATCGCTATTAATATTGTCGGTCGTATTACTCGCAAAGCTCTCAAAAGCGCTCAGCCAACTGTGCGGAATTTCTTAATCCAAACATCTGAAATTTTGACGTTAGTCGTGGGAGTTGTCGCTTTTCTCAATGCTTTGGGTATTCAAGCAAATAGTATAGTCGCGGCGATCGGTGCTGCTGGTTTGGCGATCGGCTTGGCTTTACAAAATACTCTATCACACTTTGCTGCTGGCATCATGCTGATTAGTCTGCGTCCGTTTGAGGTGGGAGATTTTATTGAAGGTGCTGGTGTTTCTGGTGTGGTGAATAGTATCGGTATTTTCTTTACTACATTGGTGACACCAGACAATGTGAAAATTACCGTACCCAATGGCAATCTTTTTACCAGTACGGTGAAAAATACTACTGCGATGGGGACGCGCCGGGTTGATTTGTCGATCGATATTGGCGAACGACAAATCGAACCTACGATTAATTTGCTTTTATATGTTGTCCAACAGCATCCTTTAGTGTTAAAAGATCCGCAGCCTACTTGTGAGGTTGCTTCTATTGCAGCTAAAAGTACTGTTTTGTATCTGCGTCCTTGGTGCGATGCTAAAGTTTACGAAATAGTGCGATCGCAAGTACAACAACAGGTTAAAGAAGTGTTGAATAACCCTCTAACCAGTGTAAATTTCCGCGATCGCCTGAGTGACTCGCTGTAA
- a CDS encoding DegT/DnrJ/EryC1/StrS family aminotransferase, whose translation MTKQILLSTPHMGDLEQKFVQEAFDTNWIAPVGPHVDAFEQEFCQVVGAKHAAAVSSGTAALHLALELAGIQPGDEVFCSTLTFIASASPITYLKAKPVFIDSDRTTWNIDPNLLREALEKRAKIGKLPKAVVIVHLYGQSADIDPILAACSEYEVPLIEDAAESLGATYKGKSPGIFGKIGIFSFNGNKIITTSGGGMLVSDDENIVARARFLATQARDNAPHYQHSVVGYNYRLSNVLAGIGRGQLRVLEARVNARRHNCEVYQQALGKLPGIEFMPEADFGRATRWLTCLTIDQAAFGVDREQVRLTLAKQKIEARPVWKPLHLQPVFAECEVIGGAIAEDLFDRGLCLPSGSNLTAEDLQRVTQAIAEIYTG comes from the coding sequence GTTTGTCCAAGAAGCTTTTGATACCAACTGGATCGCGCCCGTTGGCCCTCACGTCGATGCTTTCGAGCAAGAATTCTGTCAAGTAGTAGGCGCTAAACACGCGGCGGCTGTGAGTTCCGGTACAGCGGCTTTACACTTGGCTTTAGAATTAGCAGGTATTCAACCTGGAGATGAGGTTTTTTGCTCGACTTTAACTTTTATTGCTAGTGCTAGTCCGATTACTTATTTGAAAGCTAAACCAGTTTTTATTGATAGCGATCGCACTACCTGGAACATCGACCCCAACTTATTGCGAGAAGCACTAGAAAAACGAGCCAAAATTGGCAAATTACCCAAAGCAGTTGTCATCGTACATCTTTACGGACAAAGTGCCGATATCGATCCCATTTTAGCCGCTTGTTCCGAATACGAAGTCCCCTTAATTGAAGACGCCGCCGAATCATTAGGCGCAACCTATAAAGGTAAATCACCCGGTATATTTGGTAAAATCGGCATTTTCTCATTTAACGGTAATAAAATTATCACCACTTCCGGCGGCGGAATGTTAGTTTCCGATGATGAAAATATCGTAGCAAGAGCGCGTTTTCTAGCTACCCAAGCACGCGATAATGCACCCCATTACCAACATTCCGTAGTTGGCTATAACTATCGCCTCAGCAACGTTTTGGCTGGAATCGGTCGCGGTCAATTGCGCGTTTTAGAAGCGCGAGTAAACGCGAGAAGACACAATTGTGAGGTTTATCAACAAGCGTTAGGAAAATTGCCTGGGATAGAATTTATGCCAGAAGCAGACTTCGGACGCGCTACTCGCTGGCTGACTTGCTTGACAATTGACCAGGCGGCTTTTGGTGTCGATCGAGAACAAGTTCGCCTCACACTTGCCAAACAGAAAATAGAAGCGCGTCCAGTTTGGAAACCGCTGCATTTACAACCAGTATTTGCCGAGTGTGAAGTTATTGGAGGTGCGATCGCAGAAGACTTATTCGATCGCGGTTTGTGCTTACCTTCAGGTTCTAATTTAACAGCAGAAGATTTACAGCGAGTCACTCAGGCGATCGCGGAAATTTACACTGGTTAG